CATTATTAACTCAACCACAGTGGTCTTTTTGTAACACCGGGAATATGAGATCTCTGTGGTTGGTGACAAAAGACGTTTATGTTTTCATTCACTGCCCCAGGAAAGGGGCCATGGGGTCATCGGGTCGGCAGCGTTTCATGCGGAAGGCTTCCATCTCCTCCTCTGTGGGTTCACGCACTTCCTTCAGGCTGCTGTACGGTCGCTTCCTCTCATCGAGCTGCATCATTTCAGCCACCTGTTTCAGCCTCTGCTCCTCCGCACTCAGTGCCTGCACAGAAAACACAGTATTTTCTTTTACAATAGGCTTTGTAGAGCACCTTGTGTGGCAGGAACAGCCCACCTACCTTCTtcagcttttctttcttttttgcttcATCTTCCTCATCACTGCTGTCAGAATCTCTCTGTTTCttgctctttttcttcttcttcttatctttcattttttcctggtgcatctgtgaataaaaaaaaaaaacttattagtAAAATACAACCATCTTCCCGCCATATTCTTCCATTGGAATTAGATCACAAAAAGAAGGCAGCCGTCAGTTAATGTACCTGTAAAAGAGTCTTTGGTTCTTTACTCGTTTCGGCCTCCTCTACATCATCTTCAAATGGAACGCAAGAAGTGCTCTGAAAAAATAAGCACAAAACGTGTTTTTAGAGCagatttgtgttggataaaaatagataataaaaatattacgcatttaataataataaaaacataaataataagacGAAACAAATGATCTGATTCATGATAACATATAATGGATACATCTGACACTCACCATAACTTTCTTGCCAGCTTCTCCTGTACAGTAACTTTGCTTCACCATCGAGTGGCAGCATTTGTAACCCCAATGGCCATCTTTCCAATAAGATCCCCAGATACACTGCAATAGCCGAAGGAAAAAAGCTTTAGCGTCCATAAAACAAAATCTATCATTATTATGTAACTGGTCCAGTTACATAACATTTCCAGTAGTGCCCACTAACTTACCGAGTGGTTATTAATGAGCACGTCCTCCTCGTATTTGGAACAGGCCACAGCCTTCTCCTGTCCTTTCAACACAGCCCCATGACGAGAATACTCCACATACTCTTCTGTCTGAGCTAGCAGAAGCTCTCGCGGAGGGGCGTCCAAGTGTTCCTGCCCACCATACTGCAGAGAGGTGCGACAGGAAGCCATCAGCATGCCAAGAAGGGAAAgctatgtgtaaaaaaaaaaaaaaaaaaaacgagattcTAAACTGTACCTTTTCCAAAatactctctttctgtttctctttgaAATCGTCCTTTTTGACTTTGTAGGACTGATGGAGAAGCTCCAGCTTGGTTGGATCTGCCTGGAGGTGAACTTCAGATCCCTTCTCATAGGCTTCCCAAGCAAAGACTATAgaggaaacacacaaaacaatgtcAGGCCAATAGGAACTGAGAGTTTGGAGCCTACATTTAACATCAGGTAGAGAGGAATTCATGTACGAGTTGACAAAGAATACTCACGTTGTGTCTGGGCCATGGAAATGGTGTCTCCAGAGTAGCGCACAAAGTTGTCTCCAGCGTACCCCACCCTGCCAAACCAAACACATCATTTTGAGGACAGGCAGAGACAACTACAGAAAGAGACACTCAAAGACCCCTTACACCACTTACAGTGATGTACTGTTTCAGCTTGCAATTTAGTAAGCTAAACACAGTAGCATTTTTGGCATTTAGTAGATTTTTCATCCAAAGCAATCAAGTCGTGCCTTAGTAGTGAACAGTGTGTTGTGAACTCAGTCACTTAATACACAATCTGCAAGCTTTCTATAAGAAGCCTATACCTTCCCTCACATTTCCCTTGATTTCATGCACAGAAGTAGAGAAATTCTCCTACTCTTCTGGAATCTTTCCAGTGTTGGAGTATGGGTTCTCCCTCATGGCTCGAGTCTTGGGATCATAGTAGGCTGAATTTGGATCCAGATTTCTGaggtactgtaaaataaaatcatgattcagcactagggatgcaacgataccatttttcAGAACCGATACTGAAAATTCTGATTATCTGCCGATACAAATTCAATCCGATACcagtgccattttttttaatcattgtagaatttctatacttctctgtgttgacctgatcttcactcttttgtgtgttaaacaccaTCTGCTACATATAgacaacttaattttaatgaaaaacaacaaattaaaaaatatataatcacaatctatgacaaaaatactattataaactaggttagtggacaATTCAGCAGCAGaagatactctagaaaaatcacgggtgcacaataattttataaaatctagtgaaatattttatttacaaataaaagtgaataagtataaaatatggtaaaatgttacacattgctctttttttgttgtaaaatacatccatgaaaaaacaagtaaatacatttatatagaaatataaaagacgtttcttttaaatgtatagaacagtaataaaggcagcaacatatgatagataggacagaacaagaaagactattaataatctttgattgcgcagaaaagtattataatactaaaggcaCCAATAAAGAGCGGCAAAGATCACTTATGCAAaccccaaacaaaaaataatcacattgaaACAAGCACCAAAGCACACCGAACATCCATCAAAAACCTACTACAAAACATGAAGAACTTCATTACAAAACACACTCCTCTTCTTCACAACATTCAATTCACTCTTCACaacagttcagtcagtgtactgtttgagtaaattaattactggtttatttccactcagatggagtgtcagccacgttacACCAAAAAAGTAATATACGCTTACAATATCGGCTTTCTAGAGATGCGAActgtttcaaacaattcagtccaatttggtgaactggCCAGTAAAAATGTTTATGCTACTACTAATATGATAAGAACATATTAGTCCTCTTACTGATCATATTAATGGGACTTATTTAtgggataaataaaaaatatttcacgtatttctaaaaatatagatatatttttaaattaacattcattgGTCTGCAAAATGTCATGTTATGTTTACCTTAGCGATGTCCTCCCGTATTCTCAGGTTTCTAACTGTAATACGTCTCTTGGAATCAAAATTTTGTCCTGGCATGTCAAAGTCATCAACATATTTGTCGCCATCCTCATCTTCACTGCTGTGGTCCTGGAAAGATGAGGAAGAAAGTGTAAATGAGTAAGTGAAATGGCTTTAtgatttgagttttattttataatccaCAATGTACATAAAAATTCATCTGAATTCACCTGtgctgcatcatcatcatcaagatGCTTCCTTGAATTCTGGATATAAGAAAATATTTGGTTGAACAAAAGTAGTACATAAAAGCTTGTTAAAAACATATAGTAGCTATAAAGGGAATGTGGAAAAACACccagaaaaaaagatttcatttggAATACTTACAGCTTGATCCATTAGTTTACCAGAAGCTAACTCCTCCTGGAGTTTCTGAGCTTTGAGAGTGCGCTTAGCCTGTTacgaaaaacataaataatttagaCATGCTTTACCTATACAGTAAAAGATTCTTCCAACAAAATGTATGACAATGGTCACATCTCTTTTCTGAGAATAAAACTTAATTGAGTGTGCATCATTAGCctatcagtataaaaaaaaaaacattaatacacaaaaatatcCAACAACATGACTTACCAGATCAACTTTTGAATATTCCTCTACAATGCGCATGTGATCATCTGGATCGTACCCATTCCAGCGATCTCTTTTTCCATCATAATCCATTGAGAGCTGAATCTGTTGGTGCTCATCTGGTGCCATGCCTGTGCCAGAATACTTCGCTCCAACTTTTCTGGGTCTCTGTGAAAGACATTTTTGCACAAACTTCAACCAAAATGCAAAATGAAACGATCGAGTTTGGGGTAAAAATTTTCAATTTAGcttaaagaagtctcttgtgctatAATCATGAataacaaaaacaggaaatagaaatattgtgattttattttattttttttacaatttaaatgaagttGAAAGTTTCCTATTTTAAAgtttgttaaaattgtaatttactcctgtgatgtaAAAGCTgaatcagcagccattacttcagtgaagtcttcagtgtcaaatgatccttcagaaatcttccttttatgttgatttggtgctcaagaaacatacattaaataaaccATCCAtaattaatgtcaaaaaaaaaaatcaagtcataccaAACAATACACAACATACCATACAATATGCCTCAGTATGCctaaataaagtgaattggtctactctagagtaacaaacgagaaacggcatagtctctatgcgccgcccctaccttcacaacaaccctagagccataaagcctaagaggacgttttgtttccagaggaacgttgggtgatgtcaagtgattttgaaacatgacatcttcaagctactccccttcacctttaccagtgaatatgttcaattcgttttgttcatattacattttgattgtatatacacattatttgaattaaattttgacagaacagcattctgtcaacatcattggtcaacatcagacagctgatgttgaccaagctagcgccaaccaacgtaaccagagctgccaactctcaagcattcaccgtgagacacacgcaattgactcttttcacacgctttcaaaaacttgaccgctctgaatatagtgagtgagtgcgcgcgcgcggccggggcgcgctctctctctctctctctctctcggttcaTTATACATCggagacatttcaagcttcttaggtaatgttacattttagcatcagcttggtagagacgggctttggtagataaacaggtgaaaaccggatcggatctgtgggtaatgtttatagctagcttactatcaaacgcagctacggttatcgctaacattagcacgtttatcgaacagccttcgatacatttctatgttataacttcccgaaaaaaatacgcaaacttctagcgaaatactaacagcatcttacataccaatccaaaagaaatgttgcaagttcggagtcgaagctcatttctttcaagttcagttgtctccagcgatggaaagcagtgccgatgtttactctgtttcggctccttttcttaatttgatttgtgattcgagagcgcggttgcttgacatcagcttcaagtacgcccacaagccgcgcgagttattcgtgtattgcaggttggctggtggttatgttgcccgtataccgcctcccatggccgaaactggtattacgacacctgaatgctaatgctaattaaggttgatatctctgcagcactataacttgacatttttttaatgacatcatcgcccttatttcttctcattcttttgatgcgtgtaggtcattttttggatatttttacctcaatttttacacatggcacctttaatattatcaacttaaaaaaaaaaacggttaataattttgtggtaaccgtgacaattttttttcctggattctttgatgaacaaaaagttgaaaagaacagcaaacACTTAAAATGGAACACACATgtgctgtgccttgtttacaagcagaggaaagCAATGTGCATGCGTCGATAATGGAAGATAGGAGGAAATTGTTGAATAACAAAtcggagggtcagagagctcttggatttcatcaaaaatatcttaatttgtgttccgaagatgaacgaaggtcttacaggtttgaaatgacatgatggtgagtaattagtaacagaattgtcatttttggatgaactctccctttaagaaAGATTTTTACCAACACATACTAAAATCATCACAacacatattattaaatatttacctCCAAACAGTCTTTCTTCTTATGTGTCATGGCTCCACAGTTTTCACATGCTCCTTTTCTGAATTTTGTGCTGACTGATTTCTAGTTGACAGGCAATAAGAAAGAGTTTTAGACACTaaatcacttctttttttttattaataattcatggCTATTTGGGTAGAGGGAGTGGCAGTGCTTACTTCTTGTACACCTCTTTTATACCAATCTCCAATGGGTGCAAATTGTCTCTGACTCTCTTGCTGGGGTCTCTGGTGCTTAAGGGTGGGTCTCTTTGATGGGTCGATGTACCAAGGGACAGATGAGATGTACTGGGGAATATGAGGGTTGATGTCCCTGGTAACAAAATATTACAGTCAGGGGAATCGTTACAGCATATATGACACAAACGAAATCactttaatacttaaaaacaataataataattagttattataTCTATGAATGAACAGTTCAATGCACCCTGATCATGTGTTATGTTCATCTGCTCAACCTACTTCCCCTCCTCGTCAACTTCAGCTGGGGCATTTCCTAATTTTCTCTGTTCTTCCAGCTCTTTCTTCTTCCTCCAGTCTTCTCGGGTCATTTTCTTCGGCTCTTCGAGATCTACGATCCCCTCCGCCACTTTACTCTCCTCCTCCTTCGACATGATCTTCAGCTACACCTACATACAAAGAGATCACGATCAAAGATTAAATTCGGAATAAATGAGCGCTGTAAAAAAAACTCCCgaccacagacacacaaaaacagatatctaaaaaataaataaataaaagatcaaaatctGCAGTGACAGAGAGTAGAGATGCATAATCGAAACACACCAGACGGTTACGACATCAATTATTTACAGCAACTTTTGTATTTGACGTTGATTTAACTCGGAAGGTAATAAACAATATCGCTCATACGTCCGTTTTAAGtcaataagttatttatttacctgCTTATTTAGTCAAATTCCGAAAACGACAATATTTTACACTTTGATCAGCTCGCGAGGTGTTTACAAACGTGTTACATGCGCACTTCCGGTTGACGTCTTCTTCGCTGCGAAGTGCTGCAGTATATTCCTGTCTGCGAGACGCCCTCAGCTGGACTGGAGTATTACTGTGGTCAGGACTGGAAACACACATCCGGACCCTCACAGACACCTTTAATGAACTGAGCAGTGTTCCAGAAACCGGTTTGAGGAAGTTTAACATTTTCACACGGTGCTATTTATTCTTCTTAATAAAAAATGCTGTATAAGGGTATAAAAGACTTTGCTTTTCTCCTCCATGGATGTAAGAACAGCCTATTAGCCTACCTAAGTACACTTTcctttagatttttatttagcttGAAAGGATTCAGCAGATTAGTGATTTGCCacatacttttatccaaagctaaaTACAAATCAGGAAGTGACAGTGAGTATGAGTACACACTgaaacgaagaagaagaagaagaaaaaactcaaCCTACAAAATAATGTAGGTTCATAACGTTGCTCTCATTTTTGGTAGATCTGAggtcagatttatttaaaattactacTAGAAGCTCAAAACATGTTTGTTACATACACAGGCTActcaaatagtattttttttcattgtttaaaggAATATAATGGTATAccataatgtttaataatattcacaatattccAACACTTTATGTTTCTCATGCTTGTGAATAATAGAGAATCAGCAAGGCTGTGACTCATTAGGACAATCCAGAGATGGCACTTTGTTAACACAATACTAAACTCTCCCACCCAGCATGACACTGAGGACTATCTAAAAATAACCCTGGAACAAGTAACTGAAACTCTGTTGGACTGAGATAGGAAATTATGAGCTGTAGACTGGGGCTAATATTATTGTCTGGTCTAAAGATGATAGACAGTGGTTTCCTGAGCTGTTACTCATATGAGATGGCACAAATTCAGACATCCTGCttaataataagtgttttatgaaaagaaaaataaatcattacagtaagatttttttttttttaaatatcggaaatcattaattttttcatattttcatgttaGGCACTTATTATATTAAGTGTGATGATTAGATGTGTGTATCATATTGTGGAAGACATCCATGTTTCAAATCAAATGCTTGTATATTGAACACTAAATGATGAAGAAAGGGAGAGTTGCTGTGCAGTGCTAACACTGAATTCTTATCAGTTTCCTCCATTTGTAGCctcaggaatgttttttttttctctgtgagtTGCGGTTTTGTGCTCAGAGAGCCTCGTGGCCGCCGGTGAGTTTGTGGAAGAGCTCCTCGTTCAGTGTGTCGCTTTGCTGTCGTGCACGAGTGGACATGAAGATGTATCCTCCGATGTACTCATGCACAACCTTACAGTCTGCGTTCACACAGCCGAATGCTATGTTAATGTTTCCGTCAAATTCAATCGCCACCTAGAATAGAGACAGGTGTTGATGatatgaatgactgaatgaaaccagtgtattatataaaaaaacagtcaacAGAAAACATATTTCGTCTCCTTCATTTACATGAAATGTATCacagttattatcattattgaaaCCTACCTGTCGTATGTCCCAATTAACATTCCACTGTCTCATGTTACTATAACGCCACGTCTTCACCACATCTCCGACTCCCAGGTCTATACGGATCAGACGGTTGTTAGCGATGCCCAGAACTTCGTCCTTACGACTGCCCTTAAACCTGAGAAACAATTGTATTGTGAAGCTGGATTACCTTAGATGACTATTATAAAAGTATGTGTTGCCACATACCACAGCATACTCATACAAGCTTGTGTAAAAGGTAGGCCTACATGATGGGCTGACCATGTTTTTGTGCTTCTAAAGTTAGTCTAGTCACCTGACCATGAAGTAGGAGATTCCAAAATCAGGCAGAGCTTGCCAGATCTGCAGGAACTTCAAGATGGCAGACGTCAAAGAGAGCTGGGCGATATTCTGATAGGCCTCCAGGATACGAGGGGTTAACTGAAAAGGATAGAAGAGGTGAAGGCTACACAAACACTGCAATACATTGTACAACATGAAATGACTGGCAAGTTTCACGGTCTTCTCTACCTGTTTGGGCTTGTATTTCTTCTGGTATCTCGGTGAGACGAGGCTGTGTGTGTTGATGCTCTCATCAGTTTGTGACGTGGGAGCTGCAGAGCTGGAACGCTGCATTGAAAGGAACGTCTGGATGTTCTGTACCTCACTTTGATACGAGCTGTCCAATAACGTCAGGCCCTTGGATGCCAGCTTACAGGCGGCCATCCACTGAGAGTACTGCTTCTCCTGATTCAGTGGGGTAGGTTAGatagtatttagaaataaatacaatttgcttTAATCGCTGCAagtacacaaccattcaaaagttttgggtcagaaAGTagtctatatcaaataaatgctgttcttttggactattTATGaaggaatacaaaaaaaaaaaatgtatcatggtttccacaaaaatattaagcatcactaaactatttttaacattgataataataaaagatctgtcttgagcagcaaatcagcatattagaatgatttctgaaggatcatgtgacactgaatagctgctcaaaattcagatttgccatttcagtaatatattatattttaaaatatattaaaatataaaatgattcttttaaattgtaataacatttcacaatattacagtttttactgtaactaaatgcagccttggtgagcataagaaatgaAGAATTAACGGACTGACGCCAAACCTTTGAAAGgtactgaatttttttaaataattgttatttaataagACCACTTCTTATCAGAGTTTTCAATTACAAATGAATGTTATCGACAGTTACGTACATTTTCACATCGCAAGTAGATTTCATTCATGCCTTCTGGTGCAGGAATGAGGAGTTTGATACAGAATTTCTGGCCTGCTACATTGACATCAGGGGCAACCTCACAGCCTAAAAAGAAGCAGATGTGTTTCAGAAAACATGGCCTCATTACACTGATGAGTGTGTTGGTTTCAGCCTTGACTGAGGTGTGAAAACATATTCACATGTAGTACAAGCGCAGTCTGGGAAACCACGTGCAAAAATGACTCATTGACGGTAAAACATATATAATGCCATGACCTTAATTTATTAAAGGGCCAAAGCTAAATCTAGTTTCTTTTTATAAGACTTCACAAGGCCAGGGGATTTTTCTGCTGTATCAACTggattttattattcaaatttaacatgatttttgttctctttttgtaTTGCAGCATGTTCAGTTCACTCAATAACTTTCATCTGTTGCA
The Cyprinus carpio isolate SPL01 chromosome B14, ASM1834038v1, whole genome shotgun sequence DNA segment above includes these coding regions:
- the LOC109102501 gene encoding pre-mRNA-splicing factor SLU7, translated to MSKEEESKVAEGIVDLEEPKKMTREDWRKKKELEEQRKLGNAPAEVDEEGKDINPHIPQYISSVPWYIDPSKRPTLKHQRPQQESQRQFAPIGDWYKRGVQEKSVSTKFRKGACENCGAMTHKKKDCLERPRKVGAKYSGTGMAPDEHQQIQLSMDYDGKRDRWNGYDPDDHMRIVEEYSKVDLAKRTLKAQKLQEELASGKLMDQANSRKHLDDDDAAQDHSSEDEDGDKYVDDFDMPGQNFDSKRRITVRNLRIREDIAKYLRNLDPNSAYYDPKTRAMRENPYSNTGKIPEEVGYAGDNFVRYSGDTISMAQTQLFAWEAYEKGSEVHLQADPTKLELLHQSYKVKKDDFKEKQKESILEKYGGQEHLDAPPRELLLAQTEEYVEYSRHGAVLKGQEKAVACSKYEEDVLINNHSCIWGSYWKDGHWGYKCCHSMVKQSYCTGEAGKKVMSTSCVPFEDDVEEAETSKEPKTLLQMHQEKMKDKKKKKKSKKQRDSDSSDEEDEAKKKEKLKKALSAEEQRLKQVAEMMQLDERKRPYSSLKEVREPTEEEMEAFRMKRCRPDDPMAPFLGQ